A window from Synechococcus sp. RSCCF101 encodes these proteins:
- a CDS encoding WbuC family cupin fold metalloprotein, with protein MTPDSTSAEPTEPDYTRLDQELFAAVAGQAHRSPRRRMNHNLHEPHDVVQRFLNVLQPGTYVRPHRHLRGQPGTGFECVVVLQGAIGLILMDGNGTVIAQERLEADGPLRGVELRQGQSHTLVALSPDSVLFELKQGPYDPRTDKAFLPGFPAECTPEAAEQERIWRALFRD; from the coding sequence ATGACACCGGACTCCACGTCAGCCGAACCGACTGAGCCTGACTACACCCGCCTGGATCAGGAGCTGTTTGCCGCTGTGGCCGGGCAGGCCCACCGCTCGCCCCGACGGCGCATGAATCACAACCTGCATGAGCCGCACGATGTGGTGCAGCGCTTTCTCAACGTCTTGCAGCCCGGCACATACGTGCGGCCCCACCGCCATCTGCGCGGGCAGCCCGGCACGGGGTTCGAATGTGTGGTCGTGCTCCAGGGGGCGATCGGGCTGATCCTGATGGATGGCAACGGCACAGTGATCGCTCAGGAGCGCCTGGAGGCGGATGGACCGCTCCGCGGTGTGGAGCTTCGCCAGGGCCAGAGCCATACCCTTGTGGCCCTGAGCCCTGATTCGGTGCTGTTTGAGCTGAAGCAGGGACCCTATGACCCGAGAACCGACAAGGCCTTTCTTCCTGGATTCCCCGCTGAGTGCACACCGGAGGCCGCCGAGCAGGAACGGATCTGGCGAGCACTGTTTCGCGATTGA
- a CDS encoding redoxin domain-containing protein translates to MPTSAAVLKLQAGAPFPVLPVLSEQGERVDIGQAMAPASWRILVVYRGRHCPLCTRYLNQLEAFVGRLQAIATDLVAVSADSLEQLQEHRQRLQLTFPLFHGLSDRHMVELGLYISNPRSEKETDHRFAEPGLFVINEQRRIQVVDLSNNPFVRPDPETLVSGLEWIRNPENHYPIRGTWWPEAAQ, encoded by the coding sequence GTGCCGACCTCCGCTGCTGTGCTCAAACTCCAGGCCGGAGCGCCCTTTCCGGTGCTGCCCGTGCTCTCGGAGCAGGGTGAGCGCGTCGACATCGGTCAGGCGATGGCCCCGGCCAGCTGGCGGATCCTGGTGGTGTACCGGGGGCGCCATTGCCCGCTCTGCACCCGCTACCTCAATCAGCTGGAGGCATTCGTCGGTCGTCTGCAGGCCATTGCCACCGACCTGGTGGCCGTGTCGGCCGATTCTTTGGAGCAGCTGCAGGAGCACCGCCAGCGGCTTCAGCTGACCTTCCCGCTGTTTCACGGGCTCAGCGATCGCCACATGGTGGAGCTGGGTCTCTACATCTCCAATCCGCGCTCCGAGAAGGAAACGGATCACCGCTTCGCGGAACCAGGTCTGTTCGTGATCAACGAGCAGCGCCGTATCCAGGTGGTGGATCTGTCCAACAACCCGTTTGTGCGGCCGGACCCGGAAACGCTGGTCTCCGGCCTGGAGTGGATCCGCAATCCCGAGAACCACTATCCGATCCGCGGCACATGGTGGCCTGAGGCCGCGCAGTGA
- a CDS encoding glycosyl hydrolase family 18 protein: protein MAQLSLSFSPTSQWSGVFEGTLQITNTGSTTLNDWSLVFSSPFELRSVSDFTLNQQQQADGSWRITLTPPNWGGALAPGSSSSSYAQGLIPGGGLLPDLAETASLLSSDGSGTPPVEPGPVDPAPVDPAPADPDPVDPAPVDPAPVDPTPVDPLPPTSGSGDSGLWSGSFYAPYVDMTLYPVPDLDGLARANGVGMFTLGFLQATQDGTPAWAGLPALSLDSSNEQAIAIRREIEQLRAAGGDVMVSLGGASGISLSQSAAASGRSAAELADTYVAIVDALGLKAIDFDIEGAAVADPVANALNSEALALMQAARPDVATWYTLPVLPQGLTLDGLNVVEAALQAGVRLDGVNVMAMNYGDIVAPPGLQSQGEYAIDAAESTFAQMSELFGRYGQSFGWDQMGVTPMIGVNDVTSHIFTPADAQLVEDFARQQGLGMLSMWSMARDTPGPIGQVSPVHSGQDAAAGSFAAIWEDYGIDPVISGGGGDTPGGDPGTGGGPADPADPVTNPGGGGEQLVEIGGASLRLTAQAGVAERFRPSYAWGRDLVIEGFLPGEDVLDLTGFWAEGQQARVLQTPDGAMVDLPFNQQTISLPGVNASALDGGSLVIWGV, encoded by the coding sequence GTGGCTCAACTGTCTCTCTCCTTCTCCCCCACATCCCAGTGGTCTGGGGTGTTTGAAGGCACGCTTCAAATCACCAACACCGGCAGCACAACGCTGAATGACTGGTCGCTGGTCTTCAGCAGTCCCTTCGAATTGCGCTCCGTTTCTGACTTCACTCTCAACCAGCAGCAACAGGCCGATGGCAGCTGGCGAATCACCCTCACCCCTCCCAACTGGGGGGGGGCCCTGGCGCCGGGGTCCAGCTCCAGCTCCTACGCGCAGGGTCTGATTCCCGGTGGCGGACTGCTCCCAGATCTCGCGGAGACCGCCAGCCTGCTGAGCAGCGACGGCAGCGGCACGCCGCCGGTGGAGCCAGGCCCCGTGGATCCGGCACCAGTGGATCCGGCACCGGCGGATCCGGATCCAGTGGATCCCGCACCCGTGGATCCCGCACCGGTCGACCCCACTCCTGTCGACCCCTTGCCGCCCACCAGCGGCAGCGGTGACAGCGGCCTCTGGTCGGGCTCCTTCTATGCGCCCTACGTGGACATGACCCTGTATCCCGTGCCGGATCTCGACGGCCTGGCCCGGGCCAACGGCGTGGGCATGTTCACCCTCGGCTTTCTCCAGGCCACACAGGACGGAACGCCGGCCTGGGCAGGCCTGCCGGCCCTCTCGCTCGACAGCAGCAACGAGCAGGCCATCGCCATCCGCCGGGAGATCGAGCAGCTGCGTGCCGCCGGCGGCGATGTGATGGTGTCCCTGGGCGGTGCCTCCGGCATCAGCCTCTCCCAGTCGGCCGCGGCATCGGGCCGCAGCGCTGCCGAGCTGGCCGACACCTACGTGGCCATCGTGGACGCGCTGGGGCTGAAGGCCATCGATTTCGACATCGAAGGCGCTGCGGTGGCCGACCCTGTGGCCAACGCCCTCAACAGCGAGGCCCTGGCCCTGATGCAGGCGGCCCGGCCCGACGTGGCCACCTGGTACACCCTGCCGGTGCTGCCGCAGGGGCTGACCCTCGATGGGCTCAACGTGGTGGAGGCCGCCCTTCAGGCGGGGGTGCGCCTGGACGGGGTGAACGTGATGGCCATGAACTACGGCGACATCGTGGCGCCCCCCGGACTTCAGAGCCAGGGCGAGTACGCCATCGATGCCGCCGAGAGCACCTTCGCCCAGATGTCGGAGCTGTTCGGCCGCTATGGGCAGAGCTTCGGCTGGGATCAGATGGGGGTGACCCCGATGATCGGCGTCAACGATGTGACCAGCCACATCTTCACGCCGGCCGATGCCCAGCTGGTGGAGGACTTCGCCCGGCAGCAGGGCCTCGGCATGCTCTCGATGTGGTCGATGGCCCGCGACACCCCCGGACCGATCGGCCAGGTGAGCCCGGTGCACTCCGGCCAGGACGCCGCCGCTGGCAGCTTTGCCGCCATCTGGGAGGACTACGGCATCGATCCGGTGATCAGCGGGGGCGGCGGCGACACCCCCGGGGGCGATCCGGGCACCGGCGGCGGGCCCGCTGATCCGGCGGACCCCGTCACCAATCCGGGTGGCGGTGGCGAGCAGCTGGTGGAGATCGGTGGAGCCAGCCTGCGGCTCACCGCCCAGGCCGGAGTGGCCGAACGCTTCCGCCCCTCCTACGCCTGGGGCCGCGATCTGGTGATCGAGGGCTTCCTGCCCGGAGAGGACGTGCTGGATCTGACCGGCTTCTGGGCCGAGGGCCAGCAGGCCCGGGTGCTGCAGACGCCGGACGGGGCGATGGTGGATCTGCCCTTCAATCAGCAGACCATCAGCCTGCCCGGCGTGAACGCCTCTGCGCTCGATGGCGGCTCCCTCGTGATCTGGGGCGTCTGA
- a CDS encoding calcium-binding protein, translated as MTEPASRTANTLGAIPMVLTLSHTIDSDRLNGTQDSIFDTWTVQLLGDAARGNFNLGAGNTVGSPTGTDFQDLQGGSTGVTLSQTHLSEALKRSGGLLPALNDPSGNPDYVQAYAASQAAIGQVLDPRASNQDLLSLQEDFPVFWLRDIQNGQLLFATESPSAVFEGSTDNGFINSDAGAPDPSVSQANYILSEFYVGQSPVTAGVNTNNGDITYIEQFGIPASFNIWYGDGRGNLYRGVTDENAAALSVPGTGSYLSGDLTAVNNGSAFAAELVQPEFDPLRSSLLNPKQDGTLYISPKNTYRGATNSIVAPEFGDFYDAFHTLSSLPSGQWPIRWSGQFNQETAYRISNVTFEGFGDVTTPFPDLFDQQAYVRIEARTGAYSNGQPPSENGLTDSVTLILPWYGLPDLSGVGGVDPSNPAPAANRYRILNDATLTSQPTGGWSLQAPSTFTSTVALTPQTSTLQAQQGNTSVPLLSGSYSLGGYYQFYEELAGFSGSPGLLDWLTTELPLQPNTAGQPFSLSVSGTPAASIDWTALPWSDDSTYSLQVSYDADSQEWAMRGSGPQWNGIGSGSIFELPGGGQLPGEITASVSITQAPTGVSDLEQLQFITNDPQANTPIDRFELRPNGATGEAITLNLKDPLKANQLINNEAVNYLATTVGILGAAAGYLYQENGSGGFTLQPDLTNDVLGTIVGDFVSLVNAGLLGAPRSFTYDGNTLPVGQLAQLDPSYTVSNGTVTVSPWFDKEAGPVAAGLFGASVWDDSSSASQGPYFNTWASQVNAYAPNVYGFGLSDRFRDGYNVPFNLERRDLSPEQQSEVQLLQFNPQATSAADAFIRTDAASASVSSLYPLFAEFQIGGFEGGSTSFFPDYRSAATPPPSPAPAPSPAPTPTPPPSPTPTPSPSPAPELLDPGNRGLLPRTAAPGLRTIAIGSDTANAINGTGAGDFLAGRGADDVLSGERGNDDLRGNDGSDVLIGGSGSDALRGGKGRDRLNGGQGDDLLSGGLGSDVLLGGDGDDVLNGNQGSDTMTGGLGADRFLLNRGNDLITDFDLAQGDRLVVLAGQPLTFSQDGGDLLISRDGFGVTRLLNTDLIALQQANPAAIEVI; from the coding sequence ATGACGGAACCGGCCAGCCGCACAGCCAACACGCTGGGCGCCATCCCGATGGTGCTGACCCTGAGTCACACCATCGACAGTGATCGGCTCAACGGAACCCAGGACAGCATCTTCGACACCTGGACCGTCCAGCTGCTCGGAGATGCAGCCCGGGGCAATTTCAATCTGGGGGCCGGCAACACCGTCGGCAGCCCCACGGGCACCGATTTCCAGGATCTTCAGGGAGGCAGCACTGGCGTCACACTCAGCCAGACCCACCTGAGTGAGGCGCTCAAGCGCTCCGGTGGTCTGCTTCCGGCTCTGAACGACCCATCCGGGAACCCGGATTACGTCCAGGCTTACGCCGCCAGCCAGGCTGCCATCGGTCAAGTCCTGGATCCGAGGGCCAGCAATCAGGACCTTCTGTCACTGCAGGAGGATTTCCCTGTCTTCTGGCTGCGCGACATCCAGAACGGTCAGCTGCTCTTCGCCACCGAGAGCCCGAGCGCGGTGTTCGAAGGCAGCACAGACAACGGCTTCATCAACAGTGATGCCGGCGCCCCGGATCCGTCCGTCTCGCAAGCGAACTACATCCTCTCGGAGTTCTATGTGGGCCAGAGCCCGGTGACGGCCGGGGTCAACACCAACAACGGCGACATCACCTACATCGAGCAATTCGGCATCCCCGCCAGCTTCAACATCTGGTACGGGGATGGCCGCGGCAACCTGTATCGAGGCGTCACCGACGAGAATGCGGCTGCACTGAGCGTGCCGGGCACAGGCAGTTATCTGAGCGGTGATCTCACAGCGGTGAACAACGGCTCCGCCTTCGCGGCCGAGCTGGTGCAACCCGAGTTTGACCCGCTGCGTTCCAGCCTGCTGAACCCGAAGCAGGACGGCACGCTCTACATCAGCCCCAAGAACACCTACCGCGGCGCCACCAACAGCATTGTGGCGCCGGAGTTCGGCGACTTCTACGACGCTTTCCACACACTCAGCAGCCTCCCATCGGGTCAGTGGCCGATCCGCTGGTCCGGTCAGTTCAACCAGGAGACGGCCTACCGGATCAGCAATGTGACCTTCGAGGGATTCGGGGACGTCACCACTCCCTTCCCCGATCTCTTTGATCAGCAGGCCTATGTGCGCATCGAGGCGCGCACCGGGGCCTACAGCAATGGTCAGCCTCCCTCAGAGAACGGTCTCACCGACAGCGTCACGCTGATCCTTCCCTGGTACGGCCTGCCCGATCTCAGCGGAGTGGGAGGCGTGGATCCATCCAATCCGGCACCTGCGGCCAATCGCTACCGGATCCTCAATGACGCGACCCTCACCAGTCAGCCCACCGGTGGCTGGTCCCTGCAGGCGCCGTCAACGTTCACGAGCACGGTGGCGCTCACACCCCAGACCAGCACGCTGCAGGCCCAACAGGGCAACACATCGGTCCCCCTCCTCAGCGGCAGCTATTCCCTGGGTGGTTATTACCAGTTTTATGAGGAGCTGGCCGGTTTCAGCGGCAGCCCTGGCCTACTCGACTGGCTGACGACAGAACTCCCCCTGCAGCCCAACACAGCCGGGCAGCCCTTCAGCCTCAGCGTGAGCGGCACACCCGCGGCCTCCATCGACTGGACCGCGCTCCCCTGGAGCGACGACAGCACCTATTCCCTGCAGGTCTCGTACGACGCAGACAGCCAGGAGTGGGCGATGCGGGGCAGCGGGCCGCAGTGGAACGGCATCGGTTCCGGGAGCATCTTCGAACTGCCGGGCGGCGGGCAGCTCCCGGGCGAAATCACGGCCAGCGTCAGCATCACGCAGGCACCCACCGGGGTGAGCGATCTGGAGCAGCTCCAGTTCATCACCAATGATCCCCAGGCCAACACACCCATCGATCGGTTCGAACTCAGGCCGAATGGAGCCACTGGTGAGGCCATCACTCTCAACCTCAAGGATCCGCTCAAGGCCAATCAGCTGATCAACAACGAAGCGGTGAACTATCTCGCCACGACGGTGGGCATCCTCGGTGCAGCAGCGGGGTATCTCTACCAGGAGAACGGAAGTGGCGGTTTCACCCTCCAGCCTGATCTCACCAACGATGTGCTGGGCACGATCGTCGGGGATTTTGTCTCCCTGGTCAATGCCGGCCTGCTGGGCGCACCGCGGTCGTTCACCTACGACGGCAACACTCTGCCGGTGGGCCAGCTGGCTCAGTTGGATCCCAGCTACACCGTCAGCAACGGAACGGTCACCGTCTCGCCCTGGTTCGACAAGGAAGCCGGTCCTGTGGCCGCTGGGCTCTTCGGTGCATCGGTGTGGGATGACAGCAGCTCCGCATCCCAGGGCCCCTACTTCAACACCTGGGCATCCCAGGTGAATGCCTACGCACCGAATGTGTATGGCTTCGGCCTGAGCGACCGCTTCCGCGACGGCTACAACGTTCCCTTCAATCTCGAGCGACGAGACCTGAGCCCGGAGCAGCAGAGCGAGGTGCAGCTGCTGCAGTTCAACCCACAGGCCACCTCAGCGGCGGATGCCTTCATCCGTACCGATGCGGCCTCAGCCTCGGTGAGCAGCCTGTATCCCCTGTTCGCGGAATTCCAGATCGGAGGGTTCGAGGGAGGGAGCACCAGCTTTTTCCCCGACTACCGCTCCGCAGCCACACCGCCGCCCTCCCCGGCGCCCGCTCCCTCCCCAGCGCCAACTCCGACTCCTCCTCCATCCCCCACTCCAACACCATCGCCATCCCCGGCTCCAGAACTGCTCGATCCAGGCAACCGTGGGCTGCTGCCTCGAACAGCAGCTCCTGGCTTGCGGACCATCGCCATCGGTAGCGACACCGCCAATGCCATCAACGGCACAGGCGCCGGCGACTTTCTGGCCGGGCGCGGAGCCGATGATGTGCTCAGTGGAGAACGCGGCAATGACGATCTGCGCGGCAACGACGGCTCAGATGTGCTGATCGGTGGGTCGGGATCCGATGCGCTCCGCGGTGGGAAGGGAAGGGACCGCCTCAACGGAGGCCAGGGCGATGATCTGCTGTCGGGCGGGCTGGGCTCGGACGTGCTGCTGGGCGGCGATGGAGACGACGTGCTGAACGGCAACCAGGGCTCCGACACGATGACCGGGGGCCTTGGGGCCGATCGGTTCCTGCTCAACCGCGGCAACGATCTGATCACGGATTTCGATCTCGCCCAGGGGGACCGGCTGGTTGTGCTGGCAGGACAACCGCTCACCTTCTCTCAGGACGGTGGCGACCTGTTGATCAGCCGCGATGGATTCGGGGTCACACGGTTGCTCAACACCGACCTGATCGCCCTGCAGCAGGCCAATCCAGCGGCGATCGAGGTGATCTGA
- a CDS encoding glycoside hydrolase family 9 protein codes for MSTASATAVQLLANGRHSTDLELALAGSIWWGGFTAELTLINRGDVPINDWTIRFVTPHRLEGDPWGATAQVEPGVDGLNRIRLSGSDWAASIPAGGSIRIGFNGRQGVDLGAGGSLSLSDLVASGVPENPPEPDPIEPQPGPPADAPPADAPPADGPAAAADLAVTVGGTRWWDGFTAELTIENRSGRDLSGWSLSFDSVHFISDTPWGASLRSEDLGNGVTRYHLSGDGWGAVLPAGQAVTVGFNGQQGRSIGNSGALEEAMLWCRVDGAAAIPGVDPSPPQDSPAPMDPPAPAEPQPVPDSPSAEPPPPGTGEPPSTGAPINAAEALQLSLLFYEANRSGDLDETSNRIDWRGDSGLTDGRDGVYFGGMQSENLQPGLSLDLSGGYHDAGDHGKFGLPLASSLMTLAWGGLEYADGFALAGETDALLETVRWGTDYLLRAHEQNPDGSTRFLVAQVGDVAADHALWSAPETQTILRPALAITPDQPGSDLAGITSAALSSASVLFRQAGESAYADTLLEEAEALHDFAHSHRGRYSDSIPEVQAYYNSFSGDEDELTLSSAWLARALEADGQPGHEALRQQALQRFESGIGGLSAGWTHNWDDSSYAAAVLLAQDSEDPALRASIETWLDSWQEGGNGVQLTEGGLRFISPWGSLRYMANTALLAGIYTDTVTGASTGYDLLVNDSVAYILGDNPLAMSYVVGYGDRFPLQPHHRAASGVGWEDFESDQPNRHVLHGALVGGPSAASDTVYVDRRSDYISNEVALDYNAGLVGALARSVQTLGGTPLSDQQLDALPGVSVPGLGGDASSDGVLLPL; via the coding sequence ATGTCCACGGCATCAGCAACGGCGGTCCAGCTGTTGGCGAATGGTCGGCACAGCACAGACCTGGAGCTTGCGCTGGCCGGTTCCATCTGGTGGGGAGGCTTCACGGCCGAACTCACGCTGATCAATCGCGGTGATGTCCCGATCAACGACTGGACGATCCGCTTCGTGACGCCGCATCGGCTTGAGGGCGATCCCTGGGGAGCGACAGCGCAGGTTGAGCCCGGCGTCGACGGTCTGAACCGGATCCGCCTGAGCGGCAGCGACTGGGCGGCCTCCATCCCCGCCGGCGGGTCGATCCGCATCGGCTTCAACGGCCGGCAGGGGGTCGATCTCGGCGCGGGGGGGAGCCTGAGCCTGAGTGATCTGGTGGCGTCCGGCGTTCCGGAGAATCCCCCTGAGCCTGACCCCATCGAGCCGCAGCCCGGTCCGCCTGCGGATGCCCCACCCGCAGATGCTCCACCGGCAGATGGACCGGCGGCCGCGGCGGATCTGGCCGTGACGGTGGGCGGAACGCGCTGGTGGGATGGCTTCACCGCCGAGCTCACGATCGAGAATCGTTCCGGCCGCGATCTCTCCGGCTGGAGCCTCAGCTTCGACAGCGTTCATTTCATCAGCGACACCCCCTGGGGGGCCTCGCTGCGGTCTGAGGATCTGGGCAACGGCGTGACCCGCTACCACCTGAGCGGCGATGGCTGGGGTGCGGTGCTCCCCGCCGGTCAGGCGGTGACGGTGGGCTTCAACGGTCAACAGGGCCGCTCCATCGGCAACAGCGGTGCTCTGGAGGAGGCCATGCTCTGGTGCCGTGTGGATGGCGCTGCGGCCATCCCCGGTGTGGATCCGTCCCCCCCTCAGGATTCACCTGCTCCGATGGATCCGCCTGCACCGGCAGAACCCCAACCGGTTCCCGATTCACCCTCCGCAGAGCCGCCACCCCCGGGGACTGGCGAGCCTCCTTCAACCGGTGCACCCATCAACGCCGCCGAGGCGCTCCAGCTGTCGCTGCTCTTCTACGAGGCCAACCGCTCCGGCGATCTGGATGAGACGAGCAACCGCATCGACTGGCGCGGCGATTCGGGCCTCACCGATGGCCGCGACGGGGTGTACTTCGGGGGGATGCAGTCTGAGAACCTGCAGCCGGGCCTCAGCCTCGATCTCAGCGGCGGCTATCACGACGCCGGTGATCACGGCAAATTCGGTCTGCCGCTGGCCTCCAGCCTGATGACCCTGGCCTGGGGCGGCCTGGAGTACGCCGACGGCTTCGCTCTGGCCGGCGAGACGGATGCCCTGCTCGAGACGGTCCGCTGGGGCACGGACTATCTGCTGCGGGCCCATGAGCAGAACCCGGACGGCAGCACCCGCTTCCTCGTCGCCCAGGTGGGGGATGTGGCGGCTGATCACGCCCTCTGGAGCGCTCCGGAGACCCAGACCATCCTCCGGCCCGCCCTGGCGATCACCCCCGATCAACCCGGATCGGACCTGGCCGGCATCACCTCGGCGGCTCTCTCCTCCGCCTCGGTGCTGTTCCGGCAGGCCGGTGAGAGCGCCTATGCCGACACCCTCCTCGAGGAGGCCGAAGCCCTCCACGACTTCGCCCACAGCCACCGGGGCCGCTACTCCGATTCCATCCCCGAGGTTCAGGCCTACTACAACTCCTTCAGCGGTGATGAGGACGAGCTCACCCTCTCCTCGGCCTGGCTGGCGCGGGCCCTCGAAGCTGATGGGCAGCCCGGTCATGAGGCCCTGCGGCAGCAGGCCCTGCAGCGCTTTGAGAGCGGGATCGGCGGCCTCAGCGCCGGCTGGACCCACAACTGGGACGACAGCTCCTACGCCGCGGCGGTGCTTCTGGCGCAGGACAGCGAGGATCCGGCCCTGCGCGCCTCGATCGAGACCTGGCTCGACAGCTGGCAGGAGGGCGGCAACGGCGTGCAGCTCACCGAGGGTGGCCTGCGGTTCATCAGCCCCTGGGGTTCGCTGCGCTACATGGCCAACACCGCCCTGCTGGCGGGCATCTATACCGACACGGTGACCGGGGCTAGCACGGGCTACGACCTGCTGGTGAACGACTCGGTTGCCTACATCCTCGGGGACAATCCCCTCGCGATGAGCTACGTGGTCGGCTACGGCGATCGCTTTCCGCTCCAGCCCCATCACCGCGCTGCCTCCGGCGTGGGCTGGGAGGACTTCGAGTCCGATCAGCCCAATCGTCATGTGCTGCATGGTGCCCTGGTGGGCGGTCCCAGTGCCGCCTCCGACACCGTCTATGTGGATCGGCGCAGCGACTACATCAGCAACGAGGTGGCTCTCGATTACAACGCCGGCCTGGTGGGGGCTCTGGCCCGCTCCGTGCAGACCCTCGGCGGCACGCCCCTGAGCGATCAGCAGCTGGATGCCCTGCCTGGGGTGAGCGTGCCTGGGCTGGGAGGAGATGCCTCCTCCGATGGGGTGCTGCTGCCTCTCTGA
- a CDS encoding response regulator transcription factor — MSTQAEKQPDSGMLSMLQGLSDASEHIGLLERTREVLERLSHYQVLVCNPNRTFGHLLITQLSALTRQGPAQQLLGVAHSSDEGRSLIGRVTGRLLVITTVSLSDGPVHDWLRELAQRPTPTDVLVVMDSAHRTTVQSVLEAGANAVAVQANIGQGALLQALQAMEQGDRYIDGDCRAALADQSTASDELSVREVEILQLVAEGLSNKEIAQQLVIADVTARDHVQKILRKLGVDNRTAAVLAGVRQGYLHWTNT, encoded by the coding sequence ATGAGCACGCAGGCCGAGAAGCAGCCGGACTCCGGCATGCTGTCCATGCTCCAGGGCCTGAGCGATGCGTCGGAGCACATCGGTCTTCTGGAACGCACACGCGAGGTGCTTGAGCGCCTCAGCCACTACCAGGTGCTGGTCTGCAATCCCAACCGAACCTTCGGGCATCTGCTGATCACTCAGCTCAGTGCGCTGACCCGTCAGGGACCGGCGCAGCAACTGCTGGGTGTGGCCCACTCCAGCGACGAGGGACGCTCCCTGATCGGGCGGGTGACCGGTCGCCTCCTGGTCATCACCACCGTGTCCCTCAGCGATGGACCGGTGCATGACTGGCTGCGGGAACTCGCTCAGCGCCCCACTCCCACCGATGTGTTGGTGGTCATGGATTCAGCGCACCGCACCACCGTGCAGTCGGTGCTCGAGGCCGGCGCCAACGCCGTGGCGGTGCAGGCCAACATCGGGCAGGGTGCCCTGCTGCAGGCCCTCCAAGCCATGGAGCAAGGCGATCGATACATCGACGGCGACTGCCGCGCCGCCCTGGCGGATCAGAGCACGGCCAGTGACGAGCTGTCCGTGCGGGAGGTGGAGATTCTCCAACTGGTGGCCGAAGGCCTTTCCAACAAGGAGATCGCCCAGCAGCTGGTGATCGCGGATGTCACCGCGCGAGATCATGTGCAGAAGATCCTGCGCAAACTTGGTGTTGACAACCGCACTGCTGCTGTTCTTGCCGGCGTAAGACAGGGCTATCTGCACTGGACCAACACCTGA